A region of Diceros bicornis minor isolate mBicDic1 chromosome 31, mDicBic1.mat.cur, whole genome shotgun sequence DNA encodes the following proteins:
- the SAC3D1 gene encoding SAC3 domain-containing protein 1 produces MPGCELPVGTCPDMCPAAERAQREKERRLHRFEVAPECRGDRPRADPQRAVKEYSRPAAGKARPPPSQLRPPSVLLATVRYLAGQVAERADASRAEVASFVADRLRAVRLDLALQGAGDAEAAVVLETALAVLLAVVARLGPDAARGPADPVLLQAQVQEGFGSLRRCYAQGAGPHPRQAAFQGLFLLYNLGSVEALHEVLQLPAALRACPALRTALAVDSAFREGNTARLFRLLRSLPYLQSCAVRCHVGRARRGALARLARALSTPKGQTLPLGFIVHLLALDGAEEARDLCQAHGLPLDGQERVVFLRGRYTEEGLPPAGTCGVLVGSKLGGRTLEEVVMAEEEDEGVDRPKSPA; encoded by the exons ATGCCCGGCTGCGAGCTGCCCGTGGGCACGTGCCCGGACATGTGCCCGGCCGCCGAGCGCGCCCAGCGCGAAAAGGAGCGCCGCCTGCACCGCTTCGAGGTGGCGCCGGAGTGTCGCGGGGACCGGCCCCGTGCCGACCCGCAGCGCGCGGTGAAGGAGTACAGCCGGCCGGCCGCCGGCAAGGCCCGGCCCCCGCCGAGCCAGCTGCGGCCGCCGTCCGTGCTTCTGGCCACCGTGCGCTACCTGGCCGGCCAGGTGGCCGAGCGCGCCGACGCATCCCGCGCAGAGGTGGCCAGCTTCGTGGCGGACCGGTTGCGCGCCGTGCGGCTGGACCTGGCCCTGCAGGGCGCAGGCGACGCTGAGGCAGCGGTGGTGCTAGAGACGGCTTTGGCCGTGCTGCTGGCCGTGGTGGCGCGGCTCGGGCCGGACGCAGCGCGCGGGCCTGCGGACCCGGTGCTCCTGCAGGCCCAGGTGCAGGAGGGCTTCGGTTCGCTGCGCCGCTGCTACGCTCAGGGCGCCGGGCCGCACCCCCGCCAGGCCGCCTTCCAGGGCCTTTTTCTGCTCTACAACCTGG GCTCAGTGGAGGCCCTTCACGAGGTGCTGCAGCTGCCTGCTGCCCTGCGTGCCTGCCCGGCCCTGCGCACGGCCCTGGCAGTCGACTCGGCCTTCCGAGAAGGCAACACCGCCCGCCTGTTCCGCCTGCTCCGGAGCCTGCCCTACCTGCAGAGCTGCGCCGTGCGGTGCCACGTGGGCCGTGCCCGCCGCGGAGCCCTGGCCCGCCTCGCTCGTGCCCTGAGCACCCCCAAGGGCCAGACCTTGCCCCTGGGCTTCATAGTCCATCTTCTGGCCCTGGATGGGGCCGAGGAGGCCCGGGACCTGTGCCAGGCCCACGGACTGCCCTTGGACGGACAGGAGAGAGTTGTGTTCCTGAGGGGTCGCTACACTGAGGAGGGGCTGCCACCCGCTGGGACCTGCGGAGTGTTGGTGGGGAGCAAACTCGGAGGGCGCACCCTGGAGGAGGTGGTGAtggcagaggaggaggatgagggtgTGGACAGACCCAAGTCCCCAGCGTGA